ACATCTCGTCTGAGTTTCATTGCTACACATACAGTGAAAAGTCTTTAATCTGATCACGGCCATGTCGGATCAGTGAATTTTGTCGAAATAGTGATTTTGCCTGACATTCGAACGTCAATTTAGTTTTCACGGGAATGCTAAATGTAAAACGTAACCTGCTATAAGAAAAGAAGGAAACATttcactgaaatgaaaaccgacggCAACGATAAACTCTTGAGTGAATTAAAAACGCTATCAAACGGCTAAGGTCAATCGCAGAAACCATACAGCTGCGAGCAGTCTGTAAAACCACACAgcactgtttatttttttaaaattattcttgcaattgggaagattgatttatattcatttcATGGAACTACAATATTGCTGATTTGCAttgtttgtcatagaaaaaatcCCTTGAGAGTGGACATGAGATGCGAATTCATAAACACCAGGAGGCCAAAATTAGCTGGTGTCAAATACATTAAACGAATGGACAGCATGGAATTCCCTTTTGCTGCCCaggcatttaatatttttgaaatcagCTGATCTTGGCTTGTTCGCCACGCGTTTATGTATTCAACTTTGCTGCACATTATTGAGGTTATTGATGTgtaaaacatcttagctctctgtatatggaatttggtaggagtaatttaagGCATGGAATTGAATAGCGTTCCATTCCAGATTCTGCGCCTGCGCAAAAGTCTCAAAAAACCTCTAAAAGATGACGACGGACCTGCGTAGTtcattcgtgtgtgtgtgtgtgtgtgtaaatatatatatatatatatatatatatatatatatatatatatatatatatatatgtcgatGGGACGACATCCACCCACACGGGCTGTCGGGAAGTGTTGATGTGTTCGTCCGCCGCTGTAATGTAGATATAGATCCCAAACATGGTTATTTATTCATGTAATCAccaattgttaatttttattcaaagtaACTTCAATATTTGTCTTTCCTATTTGAAAGAATAtagctcacacacacacacacacacatatcaaCGTGTGATGTTCAATGTACCGTGTTCAGTTGTTTGAATAGTGTCTGCCGTGTTCTACGTCGCGGAAGTGACGCGTCAGTGAGACTGCACCCTCGTATCGTAACCCGCAACATAACAGACGGACAGTCGTCATCATCATCGCCGTATTATAATTTTCGTTCACACTTACTGGCGGTTGAAAGCCCCGACGTAGGCCAAGTTCTTCCTGAAGGCGTAGGAGACGGGACTGCTGCCGACGTTCACGGAGACCAGTTCCGCGGTGCAGAGGTCCGACATGTGTTCCCTGTACGACTTGGAGAACGACATTTCCTCCGCTATGAAGATGAGGTCGCCCCTGCAGACTCGTTCCATGGCTCGCCAGTAGTCGTGGTCCAGTTTGTAGTCCCTCACGTTCCACTTCTCCAAAAGTGGctggagaacaaaaaaaatccaccccccccccccccctacgttAAAAGATGTTTATCAAAACACCGTCTGATGCACACATGATTTCGCTACAGGTTGCTGAAGATGTTCGAGATGGGCGAAATCACCAGGCTGAATAAGAAGTGGCTAAGGAAAGAGAAGACACTGAAACAGGAACCGGAGAGAATCACCATGAAACACGTCgcacactgcaatttttttttaatttttattttcctaacctaactaataactaagtgtatttgggaggggtctgaattagggagagactctaagtgcatctcaggccgaagcccatacacTCTAATCacgcagggtttaagccatgcaggagaggtagcatgcatcatgtgctaggagggggattggccagccatggcagcaattggcgccatgacttaactcccctcactgacaattctagactaaaactagataagttgggcccaggtaaaacctgcattgacacaggtaaaaccctgggcactgacatgcgggatgcaaaaatttcatgcattaatatcaagcggtttggttacaggaaacagaaggatggttctggaagaagagttgggcagagtaGAAACAAACTATACTAAGCAATGGGCGGGAACTTGGATATTGCTGTCCGCATTTGTTTTTGGGCAGTACTGGTTATTTGGGGGctactttcgtcgtttcccgccaggctgccagccagcacgtgtaactaaaaaactaaaaactaagaaTGGGCCCTTTTTTCTGGGCATCGCGTTTTCCTTGTTGTGCCTCTTGGTGGATATTCTCCTCGCTGGGACAAACGGCTAGTGTGGCTTCAGCTACTATCCTATTGAAACACTGCTGTTGTCTGTAACTGCTCTTTAGACACGAATGGCGCACGAAATATACTCTCTCGGCACCGTTGCATGGCCTGTGTTAGCTATCTTAAGCCTTTTGTATTTACATACACAGtcatcagtcagtgagtcagtgggTTTTGGATTTCATAATAAGACACTGAAACTATATTCTTATTATTAACGTGATCTTAAACTCGACTTCAGTTATGTTTGTTAATATGGATTGTTACTGTCTGGAATGtatcaaaatattaattgaaaagaAGTAAGTACATTATTTATTATCTTCACTGGTTACATGGTTATAATTGAAAATGGCACTCCCCAACTATCCCAGTTTTTTCATGCTTAAACTATTTACATGATACAGTACAGAACAGgtttataaaaagaaaatatcttCACTAAAATTtccaggaaaattttgaaaaagccAGAGTTCATAAATAAGTCGATAAACACGAAGTACAATCGGTCAGTTGCATTAACTGTAAAAGAACCTAGAGACCGTTATCATCTGGGGGAGATCTTAcaggggaaccacacataacttagaaacacacaacttagaacagttataacttagaaacctcgaaaaaatctgtgtaacttagaactgtcacaagttataacggtcataacttagaaacacgtaacttagaaacacacaacttcgaAACGTCGACACTTATAAAGTAaataaagtcataacttagaacgatcacaacttagaaacacgcgacttagaactgtcataacttagaaacacgcaacgcagaaccacacaacttagaaacgtcgtaacgtagaaagtcataacttagaactatcacaacttagaaacacacaatttagaactgtcacaacttagaaacacgcaatgcagaaccacacaacttagaactgtcataacttagaaacatgcaacttagaacaggcataacttagaagattctatattgtgtgtttctaatttgtgATAGCACCCCATCTTACAGTAGAGGTTCGAGAACATCAGACAATACCTTGGTGATCTCAATGCTGAAATCTCCTTGGAGGTAGCCCACAGAGTAGGAGGACGAGTTGACCAGTTGCACGAGCTCCTCGTAGCTGTGCGTGCGTGTCTGCACCGCCAGACGAGACATGAGCGTGGCCGAGTAGATGCTGCACACCAGGAACCCCGCCAGCTGCGTCACCACGAACACGGCGCATCCCGAACAATGGCTGGGCCACAGCGCTTCCGTCACACCTGTCGGCACATTCGGAAACATGCCTTGACGATTATATATCGACTTTAACAGAGAGAAATaggaactgaaagacgccatattgctttcagcagtttttttaagctaaaatatttttttatattgttaattttttttaatttgccttCATTAAaccatattatattatttaatggaatACCGGAAGTATATAGTGTTTGATGGCTTGCCACATTCATTTGGTTGATTTTAATGATGGCTGATGATTTGCTGGCGTGCCAACTAGCGTTCTGGGATTGCCCGGGCACTTAGTTCACGGGTAGAGCGAGACCCATCTCTGGGTGTCAAGTCGCCACTTGGCCAGCAGGCAGCAGATGTTGTGTCCCGACAGAGAAGCACCCTGGCTGTTATAGCCATCGGGGACGCTATGTTAATGATGGCTGGTGATTTGCTGGGGCGTGGTTCAGGTTCAAAGTAATGCACACTCAGCTGTAAGGCCTTCTGGTTGTACTGGTTGATATGGTGGTGGTGCTTGTGGTTATGGTGGTTATGGTGGTGGTCCTGGTGGTGTTGGTAGgggtggtgctggtggtgcttCTGGGTAGTGGTGGTGATGGTGACGATGACAGACATGGTGAATTCGTTTTCATACTTGGGTgagaatgcatttttttaaaataaatatatatttgggaaTACTAAAGGGATGTTTATGAGCAATAAAGAGCCatagttaattattaaaatattttgtttcattaagtTCTCTTTAATTACCTATTTCGACGACTAGGCGTAACTAACTGCCATCGTTATGTAGGCATGACATCCACTAACACTTTAAACAAGGACCCCTTACAGATTTTATgacggatattttttttttcaaatggggAAAGGGGTATTCACATCAAAGACACTTGTTGCCTAAAGAAACAAATAAAGTGTGTATTTTTCCCCTTGATGGAACGTTAACCTTGTTGGCAAAATGCGGAGAAGACCTCGAAGAGCGCTGGGAACTTGGTCGCGCCCCGCTCGGACAGCAACCACGTTGCCGCGAAGTGCGCCAGAGTTGCCCCGAAGACGGTTGCCAACATTACGGCGGCGAAACTTCGCATGTCCGACACGTACGACATGGTCGGCCACTTTACGTACGCGTTCAGACTGCAAATAAAAGGCACATGAAACATTTGAGGGGCATGGAGTGCGATCAGTGAGCTCGGAGGACGGAGTAAATGTTATTCTGAGGTTCAGAAATCGATAAAGTACATtatctaataattagagaccggaaaaattagcggattcttttcgcgacagcctaaaattcatatagttacacctcagtgctgcctctgctattggctcacaactcacctggacgactccgggccagtgagaaacactcaaccgaagctgtgtcgaatcacaggccactacattgggacaccttcacaagacagcagccaatgagagggtgacatttgaccgagtgtacgtagaactattaaGTTCATCATAGAAGTCATTGAACCccagaatttttccggtccctgctaGTAATGTATTTTACAACATTATTGACAGCATTTATTAATTGGACGTTagtgtgattttatttttcattattcggCTTGGCCTTTCTTTTTGTGTGGAATTTTATGTGACTCAGTGCTCTTAAATTTAAAGTCATGCTGAGGTGCTGGGAGTGAATCTACGATCCTCGTTATACGACCACTATACTTTAACGATCATGGCCTTTTGAGGCTTGGCTGAGCTTGGTTAACCTTGTTTGAGCTTGGCTTCtgagcgaataattcaccgacgtttcggccgtcattgcattcgccatcatcagggagcagttacctactagtaGGTAACTAGTAGGTAACTGATTCCTgatgactgctccctgatgatggcgactgcaatttcgaccgaaacgtcggtgaattattctccaaggacgcggctacaacccagttattcaccaaggacgcggctacaaccccccagaagccaagctacttcaaattaACGGGATACCCTGAATCCCAAAACCCAacattgcattcgccatcatcagggagcagttacctactagtaGGTAACTAGTAGGTAACTTGCTCCCTGAtgactgcttcctgatgatggcgactgcaatgtccaccgaaacgtcggtgaatgattcgccaaggacgcggctgcaacccagttattcgccaaggacgcggctacaacccagttattcgccaaggacgcggctacaaccccccagaagccaagccacttcaaTTTAACGGGATACTCTGGATCCCAAAAACCCAACTGGCTGGTTGTCCAAAATCGGTATCTCACCTGTTCTTCCAGTAGACGTAAGTGAAGTCGGCCACCGCCGACCTGCCCGTGGTCACGGTGATGTCGGCTATCGCCACGTCGGCCTCGCTCCTCTGCAGCACCCCGATGACTCCTGTCCACGAACCGTTGTCCGCCATCATGCCCGCGCCTCCGTCCATCATAGCGCTGATCTCTGTTCTGTGGACACCCAACTTCAGTTTTTTAAATCCCCCCTCACGTGAATTCTGGAGAAAGTCTACCTATTACAGTCGCTGCCACGACGTCACTTCTCAAATCCTCCCTCACGTGAATTCTGGAGAAAGTCTACCTATTACAGTCGTTGCCACGACGCCACTTCTCAAATCCTCCCTCACGTGAATTCTGGAGAAAGTCTACCTATTACAGTCGCTGCCACGACGCCACTTCTCAAATCCTCCCTCACGTGAATTCTGGAGAAAGTCTACCTATTACAGTCGCTGCCACGACGTCACTTCTCAAATCCTCCCTCACGTGAATTCTGGAGAAAGTCTACCTATTACAGTCGTTGCCACGACGCCACTTCTCAAATCCTCCCTCACGTGAATTCTGGAGAAAGTCTACCTATTACAGTCGCTGCCACGACGCCACTTCTCAAATCCTCCCTCACGTGAATTCTGGAGAAAGTCTACCTATTACAGTCGCTGCCACGACGTCACTTCTCAAATCCTCCCTCACGTGAATTCTGGAGAAAGTCTACCTATTACAGTCGTTGCCACGACGCCACTTCTCAAATCCTCCCTCACGTGAATTCTGGAGAAAGTCTACCTATTACAGTCGCTGCCACGACGCCACTTCTCAAATCCTCCCTCACGTGAATTCTGGAGAAAGTCTACCTATTACAGTCGCTGCCACGACGCCACTTCTCAAATCCTCCCTCACGTGAATTCTGGAGAAAGTCTACCTATTACAGTCGCTGCCACGACGCCACTTCTCAAATCCTCCCTCACGTGAATTCTGGAGAAAGTCTACCTATTACAGTCGCTGCCACGACGCCACTTCTCAAATCCTCCCTCACGTGAATTCTGGAGAAAGTCTACCTATTACAGTCGCTGCCACGACGCCACTTCTCAAATCCTCCCTCACGTGAATTCTGGAGAAAGTCTACCTATTACAGTCGCTGCCACGACGCCACTTCTCAAATCTTCCCTCACGTGAATTCTGGAGAAAGTCTACCTATTACAGTCGCTGCCACGACGCCACTTCTCAAATCCTCCCTCACGTGAATTCTGGAGAAAGTCTACCTATTACAGTCGCTGCCACGACGCCACTTCTCAAATCCTCCCTCACGTGAATTCTGGAGAAAGTCTACCTATTACAGTCGCTGCCACGACGCCACTTCTCAAATCCTCCCTCACGTGAATTCTGGAGAAAGTCTACCTATTACAGTCGCTGCCACGACGCCACTTCTCAAATCCTCCCTCACGTGAATTCTGGAGAAAGTCTACCTATTACAGTCGCTGCCACGACGCCACTTCTCAAATCCTCCCTCACGTGAATTCTGGAGAAAGTCTACCTAATACAGTCGCTGCCACGACGCCACACTTCCCGAAAATTTCCACCTGGTTTTCCACGTAATGACCTCGAGATCCCAAAACCTCTTTAACTTAAAAGTTTATACATCTGTATCTCGGAGGCATGATACACTAAGTCCACTTTTGGTCAAAATgcacttataactagagacaggaaaaattcacgaattcatttcgcgataggctaaaatacaaatagttatacctcagtgctgcctctgctattggctaacaactcacctggatgactctgggccaatgagaaacacccaaccaaagctttatcgaatcacaggatgctacgttgggacatctcacaagacagcagccaatgagtgggtgacatttgaccgagtgtacgtagaactatggagttcatcctacaagtcattgaacccgcgaatttttctggtccctacttATAACCTTAAACTTGAACCGTTTGACGTTATTACTAGTGGCATACAACATTAAGTTCtacgacatttaaaaaaaagttaacgtATTTTTGGATAGGAAATTGTTGAGCAAAGAAGTGAGGCActatttaaatttctttaaactgctcttttgaaagaaaaaaaaaacaaacaatttttgtgACATAGTAACTCATGACTCCGAGATACAGATCtacgaaatataataaaatacatttttatggttATGATAACTGCCATAATATTGTTCAAACATATTCCAAATTGACATTTAAAATAGAGATGGATTGAAAATTTCGTTCGAGGTCGTTCATGAAAATCATACATAGGGAAGTTTTTTCCCccagaaaaacaacaaaaaaactataaatctcttagtattaaaaaaatgttcttatAGTTCTTTCATTTCCTAAGagtaaaaccaaacattttttgggaagtttttttttttgataacacaTACCATTAGCTCAAAGCGGTGGACAgagtataataaaattattaagaaaTCATAGCTCCCTTAGTCGAACGGTACCAAATCCGTTCAAAGTTATTTGATAACATGATCAACAAGTAGACTTTCATGCGACTTCTCTAAAGGAGGATTAGGTACTTACGACAAAGctctatattttttgtaaaaaaaaaatatttttttttctttcagcagCTAGAGACTGTCACCTGTTAATGAATACCAGGCTACTTCGAGTGATAAGATCTCGGATAGACATTATTTATGCCTTGTCACGTTCAAAATCgaaattgcacaaaaaaaaaaaaagggaaaaatgtAGGACcttaattgttaaatattttgttgcaaaCACCCTCAAAGTTTCATTAAGATACTTAAGTCTATGTTTAGAATGTCACAACTCATTCTCATTACAttgctaaacaattttttttattatgttagtgAAATAGCCAGTACACGTTCAGCGAAAATCAATTTctgtttaaatttaaagtttttgttaACACCCACTCAATTTTGTGCGATCCATTAACTTAAACACACAGAATACAACACAACGGTTTAAAGTCAAACCTATTGttgctaaatattattttatcccatttttttcatataaatttaatatgtggTAGTTCTGATTCCATATATTAATGATATATTAATAATATGTTTGCAAATCGCGGGGGATGTTTAATGGATGgtggcaaataaaataaaattaaaacttttgttaaGGAACATTCATCCGGAAACAGATCCCTGTGAAGTTACGGGCACGAAATTTAgtgggaaattttgaattttgggATGGATTTAGGGGACTCTTCACTGGCTGAGAGGACGGGCTTCAGGAGACTGCACATTTTTGTTAAACCCACTAAACCGTTAATACCATGAAGTTtcacctttggctttgtgaactttggtccggaacatccgccacagatggcagcaccgtggtcacacatttccgttccatgcgacttccattccattcggAAATTATTCCTACCAGATGCCGTATATATAGAGAGCAAAGAATTCACACATGAGAAATGACCTACGAAAATGTGCTTGCTTCATGATGAAAACAGGTTGTGTTAGCTgcgaaacaataataatattattatttttcgcTACTATTTTATCTCACGGAATGCAACATTTATATTAAATCTGTTAACCGAAGCTACATCGGCGAAGGACACGTCATAGAGTATTTAAGTGTAAAACTCCACCTCAGGCAATGACCCAATCAACGCCACGAATCATACAAGGCCCTTCTCATACGATACTGAATTGCAACACACTGTAACAAAACGGTTAATATTAATACCTACTTAAAGTTAAGCGTCTTCTCAAGTAGTTTCCATAAGTCATAATCAAAGCTCTCCATTTTTTGGGGATGCTGAGCTTCAAAGTTAATGTACAACGAAACCTGAAACAAAGGAAATTCTGCTGAATTCTACAAAATTGCACATCCATACAAAATTTTGCAAGTAAATGTAAAAACGTTTTGGACAAAAATTGATGTAGGAttaaaattacaagattattattttatatataagatatatgtacattaaattgtgttttaagtGTGTAAAGTGCAGGTATACAAGTTGAATAAGCTGTTAagcataatatttaattaaaattccaagattattattttatatataatatatgtacatTAAAGTGTGTTTTAAGTGTGTAAAGTGCCGGTATAAACGTTGGATAAACtgttaagtgtaaaaaaaaaaacagtttcggAAAGAATAGCCCGATTAATAAAATACAGTTCAATTCATTATTAGTATttgcactattaattaaattacaacacataaaacatctGCCCGCAAATTAATCATTCTTTCGTTTACTCCGcagttcactctccccactgtagctcggctcgacagtggctcttccTGCCGCTCGTCTCTTTAACTAGCACCTCTGTCCCGACACGATGCCTCGCACCACTCGCTCGTCCGTCGCACACAGCTCAGTCCCCGATGCACCGGTCACCACGCACGAGGCCCGTCGTCATATCGCTCGCCACGGGGGGGTCATCCGCCCTCTCTTCCCCTAACACTctgcctcggaggctggcgtcgccgtaTTTATAAACCTCAGAACCTCCTTCTGGAAAGTTCTCGCAGCCGAAAGACtcagaacaacggcgtcctagttacgccactccacgcggcggcctccggTGGCCCGTAGAAACCTCCAGGTGGGCTGAGCGATCGATTACAAAGCGTTCGGGGTaggtgaaaaaaaaggggggggggtgtttttgcaaggggggggggcggagatGGGGGTAGCGAGGGCACCCGCTAATACGAAAAGAAATCCGCCGCGTCGATGGCGTCGCGTGGAATCGCGCCCCACCTGGGTACAACAGACCGCTAGGAGGCCCAGCCTGCGTCGCGACCCTGCCTCCAGTATGCTCGTAACAATACTTACATGCATCCAGCTGatctgtaaatatttaaaatcttgCTGAGTGTTTTCATTCAGTCAAGAATACGAGGTGTGGTGACTACGCTGGGATGGGTAGCTAGCatcagcctctggtcatagccaGAGCCCTAACACCTTTCCCGATTCACGTATATGGCGTATTCTGTATCCTAGCCCATGGAGGGCCCAGGCCGGTAGGGCTaaggctaagagggctgggtaaAAAAACtaaacggggagggggggggg
The nucleotide sequence above comes from Bacillus rossius redtenbacheri isolate Brsri chromosome 17, Brsri_v3, whole genome shotgun sequence. Encoded proteins:
- the LOC134540967 gene encoding probable glutamate receptor, with the translated sequence MRLPTVATDISPVDSLNGEPCQTAMVHQFAKTDKVSVIYLDINRGADLVEFHLRSSSMITALLALSENQAREVLSRAVKEPRTTHTPAQNRIEGNTVEPWPRGLPGAAVGSSVFVVLVRPGPHQVLDSGRRRWIQLLVMSADPGGFLGGLHVPMDSQLVFLQLRGRDLEVREAYRVRRSGQLIVRELGLASAEDPRSGFWERRSDLEGITLKAVANNVSLYINFEAQHPQKMESFDYDLWKLLEKTLNFKTEISAMMDGGAGMMADNGSWTGVIGVLQRSEADVAIADITVTTGRSAVADFTYVYWKNSLNAYVKWPTMSYVSDMRSFAAVMLATVFGATLAHFAATWLLSERGATKFPALFEVFSAFCQQGVTEALWPSHCSGCAVFVVTQLAGFLVCSIYSATLMSRLAVQTRTHSYEELVQLVNSSSYSVGYLQGDFSIEITKPLLEKWNVRDYKLDHDYWRAMERVCRGDLIFIAEEMSFSKSYREHMSDLCTAELVSVNVGSSPVSYAFRKNLAYVGAFNRQLLKMFEMGEINRLKKKWHRKEKTLQPEPERITMKHVAHCIASLFLGIAFSLLCLLAELLLAGTNG